Part of the Candidatus Krumholzibacteriia bacterium genome, CCGTTCTCCTAATCTCGTACTGCTGTTTCCCAGACGCCGAGGTGTTTGGCCAGGCGCTTCCATGACAGACCTCTGCTCTCTGCGGGCCGCCTTGAGGCGCTCCCGGAGGGTGTCGCCGACCGGCGGGAGCGGGTTGTAGTCCAGGAATCGGATGATCCCCGGCAGGTACCGGACCACTGGCTGGGTTTTTCCCTTCTCCCAATTCGCGACCGTCGCTTTGTCGACACCCATCTGGACGGCCACATCCTTCTGTAGGAGTCCCAGATCCATCCGTCGCTTCTTCACGTGTTGTCCAAACGACTTGGGCTGGTCCGGATAGTCCTCCGGCCTGGGTTTTCGTGCCTTCAGCCGCAAATGGCAAAAGGGCAACGCAGTGGCAGGGTTGCGTTGCCGCGCAGATCTGCAACTGTTCCCGAATCCTGGCGCAATTTCTCCGTGATCTGACTGGCGCGGGGGGTTCGTAGGAGATACGTTCACGGGGATTGTTACTTCAGCTGGAGGCCGCCAATGTCGCGCAGGACCGTTCGAGCATTGCCCACCGTTGCCGCAATTGCCCTGTCCGCAGTCGTTTACGACGCGGGGGCGCAGACTTGGACCGACATTACCCCCGTGGGCACCGCGCCCACGGGCCGTCGCCAGGCGTCGGCCATTCTCGACCCGGTCGACCATCGCATGGTGATCTTCGGCGGCACCACCGGCACCACCAGCAACGAGGTGTGGGCCTTCGACCTCGACACCAACACCTGGGAGAACCTCACTCCGGCCGCGGGCCCCCCCGCACCGACGGCGCGCATCACGCCGGCGAGCGTCTACGACCCCTACGGCCACCAGATGATCATGTGGTCGGGGCAGGGTCAGGGCGGCACGTTCTTCAACGACGTGTGGTCGTTCGATCTCACCGACAACACGTGGTCGCAGTACGCGCCCGCCGGAGGGCCGCCCGCGATACGTTACGGCGTGGGCTACACGTGGGATCCGAAAGCGCGCGACCTGGTGACGTTCGCGGGCTTCACCTTTCAGGGGCGCTTCGACGACGTGTGGCGCTTCAACGACCAGGCCGTCACCTGGACGGACGTCTCGCCCGGCAGCGGTCCCATCGAACGCTGCCTGCACGCGGCGTGCTACGACGCCGTCAATCACCGCATGATCATGTACGGCGGCCAGAACGGCGGTCCGCTGGGTGACATCTGGGCGCTGGATCTCGACACCGACACGTGGACGGAACTCACCCCGGCGAGCAACCCGCCCGGCCGCTACTTCGCCACGCTCGTCTACGACGCCGGCAATCATCGTGCGACCATCTTCGGCGGGCAGACACCATCGAACGCGAACGACGCATGGGTGTTCGATCTGTGGACCGGTCTGTGGACACAACTCGCGCCGGCGGGCACGCCGCCCAGCGCGCGCTACGGATCGGCCGGTATCTATGACGGCGCCAACGATCGCATGGTCGTGTTCGGCGGCTTCGACGTGGCCTATCGCAACGACGTGTGGTCGCTCGACAACCTCTCCAGCACATCGACCGGTGTGCGCCCCGCGGCGGTGAACGCGGCCACGCTGCACCCCAACCATCCCAATCCCTTCAACCCCGCCACCGCCATCCGCTTCGAGTTGGCATCACGCGGCACCGCAACGCTGCGCATCTACGATGCGCGCGGTCGCGCCGTGCGCACCCTCTTCTCCGGCGTCGCCGATGCGGGTGTCACTGCGCTCACCTGGAATGGCCGCGACGACGACGGCCGCGCGGTGGGGTCCGGCGTGTACTTCT contains:
- a CDS encoding T9SS type A sorting domain-containing protein; its protein translation is MSRRTVRALPTVAAIALSAVVYDAGAQTWTDITPVGTAPTGRRQASAILDPVDHRMVIFGGTTGTTSNEVWAFDLDTNTWENLTPAAGPPAPTARITPASVYDPYGHQMIMWSGQGQGGTFFNDVWSFDLTDNTWSQYAPAGGPPAIRYGVGYTWDPKARDLVTFAGFTFQGRFDDVWRFNDQAVTWTDVSPGSGPIERCLHAACYDAVNHRMIMYGGQNGGPLGDIWALDLDTDTWTELTPASNPPGRYFATLVYDAGNHRATIFGGQTPSNANDAWVFDLWTGLWTQLAPAGTPPSARYGSAGIYDGANDRMVVFGGFDVAYRNDVWSLDNLSSTSTGVRPAAVNAATLHPNHPNPFNPATAIRFELASRGTATLRIYDARGRAVRTLFSGVADAGVTALTWNGRDDDGRAVGSGVYFYRLETASGAQARKMVLIK